A stretch of Sulfurimonas xiamenensis DNA encodes these proteins:
- a CDS encoding transposase, translating to MPTRLRVDLAGYHHIINRGVNLCDVFNCNDDKEMFLQIINKSATLHKIILHDYCLMDNHYHLLIETKNTQRRRYLTCKARETIPRAFL from the coding sequence ATGCCGACAAGACTGAGAGTTGATTTAGCAGGGTATCATCATATTATAAATCGTGGAGTAAACCTTTGTGATGTCTTTAACTGCAATGATGACAAAGAGATGTTTTTACAAATCATCAATAAAAGTGCTACTCTTCATAAAATAATATTACATGATTACTGTTTGATGGACAATCACTATCACTTGCTGATAGAAACAAAAAATACTCAAAGAAGACGGTATCTTACATGTAAGGCAAGAGAAACAATTCCAAGAGCATTTTTATGA
- a CDS encoding MgtC/SapB family protein — protein MELDFTTAKSILLSIALGFSIGLQREISFALRDKSITFTGTRSFAIISLLGVLAGHFKADYIWITIAITFIFGTLLISSFVIRAVRHEKIGTTTEFAAIAAFLVGMLVYEGLYMFATFTTVAIIFILNIRSNVLQLADSTKKKDLESMVLFLLITFIVLPILPNKTIDPYGIINPYFIWMMVVLISGLSFAGYIAARLIGVSKGIMVAGFFGGFLSSTATTITFSKKVDDKNKTTHQLASVIALACTTMYVRIIIVSAFINTDIAMKILPAYLLATIAGYIYIYYLYKRSEKSRIDVDFMYKNPLELKEALKFGLLFGIVFGTTSLLQDWVGSTGVYLSSLLSGVSDVDAITLSLSTLYTDEKLILHTAFTGIVIATFSNSITKLAIAYTVGNKELGNQLFVAFSIPLAVIIIVLVITPLITPL, from the coding sequence ATGGAACTAGATTTCACAACGGCAAAATCCATATTACTTAGCATAGCGCTAGGCTTCTCAATTGGTCTGCAAAGAGAGATAAGTTTTGCTCTTAGAGATAAGAGTATCACTTTTACCGGAACAAGAAGTTTTGCTATTATATCTTTACTTGGTGTTTTAGCGGGACATTTCAAAGCGGATTATATTTGGATTACAATAGCAATCACTTTTATATTTGGGACACTGCTTATAAGTTCTTTCGTTATCCGAGCAGTTCGTCATGAAAAAATTGGTACCACCACAGAGTTCGCAGCTATTGCTGCATTTTTGGTTGGTATGCTCGTTTATGAAGGTTTATATATGTTTGCTACATTTACAACTGTTGCAATAATTTTTATTTTAAATATACGCAGCAATGTATTACAACTCGCAGACAGTACCAAAAAGAAAGATCTGGAGTCAATGGTGCTTTTTTTATTGATTACTTTCATTGTTCTTCCAATATTACCCAACAAAACCATTGATCCTTATGGAATAATCAATCCATATTTTATTTGGATGATGGTTGTTCTTATTTCCGGTCTCTCTTTCGCAGGTTATATAGCTGCTCGTCTCATAGGAGTATCCAAAGGCATAATGGTGGCTGGTTTTTTTGGAGGTTTTTTATCCTCTACGGCAACTACCATCACTTTTTCAAAAAAAGTTGATGATAAAAATAAAACAACTCACCAATTAGCTTCGGTCATTGCACTTGCTTGTACAACAATGTATGTTAGGATTATTATCGTATCAGCATTTATAAATACCGATATCGCTATGAAAATTTTGCCTGCTTATCTTTTAGCCACGATAGCGGGATATATTTATATTTATTATCTATATAAACGCTCTGAGAAAAGCCGGATTGATGTGGACTTTATGTATAAAAATCCATTGGAATTAAAAGAGGCACTGAAGTTTGGTTTACTCTTTGGTATCGTATTTGGTACTACATCACTGCTTCAGGATTGGGTTGGAAGCACAGGGGTCTATCTCTCTTCATTGCTATCAGGAGTAAGTGATGTTGATGCTATAACCCTCTCGCTAAGCACGCTCTATACAGATGAAAAACTTATACTGCATACTGCATTTACCGGAATCGTTATCGCAACATTCTCCAACTCTATAACAAAACTTGCTATTGCTTATACAGTGGGCAACAAAGAGTTGGGAAACCAGCTCTTTGTTGCCTTTAGTATCCCTTTGGCAGTAATTATTATAGTACTTGTAATTACACCCCTAATTACACCCCTGTGA
- a CDS encoding DUF302 domain-containing protein translates to MNFLKNILSIIGAIVIIGALVVFVKYNLKDKMDKASKLDPKAMSAYMNMFNAVLTTGRSADAMVRRVKIDPDVSTDDVIESMNSIAGDANMLQVGDSRMAEMYDHNGERQRYIRILHYCAPNIAKTFIDYSEAYGAFMPCRILIVEDDNGDRWLMTMAMELMLFGGHTLPPEMMKKAEHVRDTMYKMMDLAAKGDF, encoded by the coding sequence ATGAACTTCTTAAAAAATATTTTAAGTATTATTGGCGCCATTGTTATAATTGGAGCTTTAGTGGTATTTGTTAAGTATAATTTAAAAGACAAGATGGATAAAGCCTCAAAGCTAGATCCAAAAGCAATGAGTGCATATATGAATATGTTTAATGCAGTGCTTACAACCGGAAGGTCTGCTGATGCAATGGTTAGAAGAGTTAAGATCGATCCAGATGTTAGCACAGATGATGTTATAGAATCTATGAACAGTATAGCCGGCGATGCAAATATGCTTCAAGTTGGTGACTCTAGAATGGCAGAAATGTATGATCACAATGGTGAAAGACAAAGATATATTAGGATTTTACATTATTGTGCTCCAAATATTGCAAAAACATTTATTGATTATTCGGAAGCTTATGGTGCGTTTATGCCTTGTAGAATCCTTATAGTTGAAGATGACAATGGTGATAGATGGCTAATGACTATGGCTATGGAACTTATGCTTTTTGGTGGACACACTTTACCGCCTGAAATGATGAAAAAAGCTGAACATGTTAGAGACACTATGTATAAAATGATGGATTTAGCAGCTAAGGGAGACTTTTAA
- the mog gene encoding molybdopterin adenylyltransferase: MSKIKIGVITASDRASKGIYEDISGVAIQDTMKDYLKSEFEIVYRCIPDEQDMIERTMIELCDDEECCLVVTTGGTGPALRDVTPEATENVCQKMMPGFGELMRQVSLQYVPTAILSRQTAGIRGKSLIINLPGKPKSIRECLDAVFPAVPYCIDLIEGPYIETNEDVIKAFRPKVK, translated from the coding sequence ATGAGTAAAATAAAAATAGGCGTAATAACGGCAAGTGACAGAGCGAGCAAAGGGATATACGAGGATATATCGGGAGTGGCTATCCAAGACACTATGAAAGACTACCTCAAAAGCGAGTTTGAGATAGTATACAGATGTATACCTGACGAGCAGGATATGATAGAACGCACTATGATAGAGCTTTGTGACGATGAGGAGTGTTGTTTGGTCGTGACAACGGGCGGAACAGGTCCGGCACTTCGTGATGTTACTCCAGAGGCTACAGAAAATGTATGCCAAAAGATGATGCCTGGATTTGGCGAGCTTATGCGTCAGGTAAGTCTGCAGTATGTACCGACGGCAATTCTCTCCCGTCAAACGGCTGGAATCAGAGGCAAAAGCCTTATCATAAATCTGCCTGGCAAACCAAAATCCATAAGAGAGTGCCTTGATGCAGTATTTCCCGCCGTACCGTATTGCATAGACCTTATAGAGGGTCCATACATCGAGACAAACGAGGATGTCATAAAGGCTTTTAGACCTAAGGTTAAATAG